From a region of the Rhizobium sp. CB3090 genome:
- a CDS encoding tyrosine-type recombinase/integrase gives MPLDAYHQSDPKPAEHANSFFCDAVTEFLAPMRGKAGIFRYSSAARHFLFWLDQNRTQLSSVNASTVRRFANHACSCPRYSAVQLRDPYYINVVRRFVRFLEDRGDIRRADEVHDINQHLARYADRLTHLGYGSWAHRVLFSAAEHFALWLRVSRLRWADVDDALIERFARHNCCCGLRRKNGKLAVSGLQKRRRGAQRFLSFLREGGMVPACRAIDDSPEVGDTRLIAYRIWLERHCGMTGNTVERYLYEVARWQADLGDDPASYEVTALRNIMLNQPATRSRSSIRLTATVLRSYLRFLAARNECRPELCHAVPSVARRRLSNLPRYVSEATVERIIASCGKATSADLRDRAIILLLARLGLRAGDICRLRFSDIDWANALIRVHGKGRRSANLPLPQDAGDALLAYIEQARPLVAEERIFLRLQAPFTPLASSSQISDILSRVLARGGIEGVPTGAHLFRHSLATRLLRNGAGLETVGTVLRHRSPSTTAIYAKVDVPMLKQIAQPWPGDVSC, from the coding sequence ATGCCATTAGACGCCTATCACCAATCAGACCCAAAGCCGGCTGAGCATGCCAACTCATTTTTTTGCGATGCTGTAACCGAGTTTCTTGCACCTATGCGCGGCAAGGCCGGTATTTTCAGATATTCCAGCGCCGCCCGACACTTCTTATTCTGGCTCGATCAGAACCGAACCCAACTCAGCAGTGTCAATGCGTCGACCGTACGGCGCTTTGCAAATCATGCATGTAGTTGCCCACGCTATAGCGCCGTACAGCTCCGGGATCCGTACTACATCAACGTGGTTCGTCGATTTGTCCGGTTTCTGGAGGATCGCGGTGATATTCGTCGCGCGGATGAGGTCCACGATATCAATCAACACCTTGCCCGATATGCAGACCGCCTCACGCATCTCGGTTACGGCTCCTGGGCACATCGCGTGCTATTCTCAGCCGCGGAGCATTTCGCCCTATGGCTTCGGGTCTCGCGTCTGCGATGGGCCGATGTCGATGACGCTTTGATAGAGCGTTTCGCGCGTCACAATTGTTGCTGCGGCCTCAGACGTAAGAATGGCAAGCTGGCCGTCTCCGGATTACAGAAGCGCCGCCGAGGCGCCCAGCGTTTCCTGAGTTTTCTCAGGGAAGGCGGTATGGTTCCCGCCTGCCGCGCTATAGATGATAGCCCAGAGGTCGGCGATACCCGGCTTATTGCATATCGAATTTGGCTTGAGCGACATTGCGGAATGACTGGTAATACAGTCGAGCGATATCTGTACGAAGTCGCTCGATGGCAAGCCGATCTTGGAGATGATCCTGCTTCCTATGAGGTGACGGCCCTTCGCAATATAATGCTGAACCAGCCGGCGACCCGTTCACGTTCTTCGATACGGCTGACCGCAACGGTCCTGCGAAGCTATCTGCGGTTCCTCGCTGCGCGCAACGAATGCCGGCCGGAGCTATGTCATGCTGTGCCATCAGTCGCACGACGGCGACTATCCAATCTTCCACGATATGTCAGCGAGGCCACCGTCGAACGCATCATTGCGTCATGCGGCAAGGCAACGTCGGCGGATTTGAGAGACCGGGCGATCATCCTGTTGCTGGCCCGCCTTGGACTGCGCGCTGGCGACATCTGCCGACTGCGCTTTTCCGATATCGACTGGGCAAATGCCCTTATCCGCGTGCACGGGAAAGGACGCCGATCGGCGAACTTGCCATTGCCTCAGGACGCAGGCGATGCTTTGCTCGCCTACATTGAGCAGGCCCGGCCACTTGTGGCGGAAGAGCGGATTTTCTTGCGGCTGCAAGCTCCATTCACGCCTCTCGCTTCATCATCACAGATTTCCGACATCCTGTCCCGCGTGCTTGCGCGTGGCGGAATCGAGGGAGTGCCGACAGGAGCGCATCTGTTTCGTCATTCACTGGCAACAAGACTCCTGCGCAATGGGGCAGGCCTGGAAACGGTGGGAACTGTTCTGAGACATCGCTCGCCCTCGACGACCGCCATCTATGCCAAAGTCGATGTTCCGATGCTCAAGCAGATCGCCCAGCCCTGGCCAGGAGATGTGTCATGCTGA
- a CDS encoding DUF6117 family protein gives MAIPDHSRANFDTLLRAASDGNLALIECIDASTREPRCVLCAVGRNGGEYIFTPFGHLADGNPYDAYLPPDPDDPTGFLASPAT, from the coding sequence ATGGCTATCCCCGATCATTCCCGCGCAAACTTCGACACGCTGTTGCGCGCCGCGTCCGACGGCAATCTTGCTCTTATCGAATGCATCGATGCGTCTACACGCGAGCCGCGTTGCGTACTTTGCGCCGTTGGCCGCAACGGCGGCGAATATATCTTCACGCCATTCGGCCATCTCGCCGATGGCAATCCATACGACGCCTACCTTCCCCCCGATCCCGACGATCCAACCGGCTTCCTTGCGAGCCCTGCAACCTAA
- a CDS encoding bifunctional class I SAM-dependent methyltransferase/DEAD/DEAH box helicase: MNIISYPQSVSAPSRFETKSRADELIEAAGRIASLLEQGKVVTSGDLRQNMIEALSGSDAEGLWLWKDAYEATEAAQVLFLRKFGPAIVSRAHSPQSTLAMLTKVANLLPTHSRRSEESRALQQFSTPVPLAYIASRAAGITAADVVLEPSAGTGLMAIFAELAGARLVLNEYAGIRCSLLQRLFPHVPVFQHDAARIDDYLDRSIRPTVVLMNPPFSAGVHVEGRVADAAWRHLTSAFARLAPGGRLIAITGASRSPENLAWRDAFVRLQEQSTILFTAAIDGSIYARHGTTMETRLTVIDKIPAGDPSKLAMSRGTASDLETLLAWIADLPPRTLARAPDPIGVSSNGILRADGMRPAAVAAPRHRAAPVDDEVIELSYELRDAQPKDEANAVDGIYESYRLQSIHISDARPHPDRLVESVAMASVAPPKPSYRPHLPKRIVVSGDLSDAQLESVIYAGEAHSGYLAGHWSVDTSFDNLKAVASDAENAVRFRRGWFLGDGTGAGKGRQAAGIILDNWLKGRRRHVWISKSDKLIEDAQRDWRALGQEKLLVTPLSRFRQGKPIKLEEGILFTTFATLRSDEREGKRSRVQQIVDWLGNDFNGVIVFDEGHAMANAAGGRTERGEKAASQQGRAGLRLQRALPGARVVYVSATGASEVESLAYAERLGLWGSSDFPFPTRSEFIAAIEDGGVAAMEVLARDLKAMGLYASRSLSFEGVEYEILEHELTEEQIRIYDSYAEAFQVIHNHLDAAMEASGITGKSGTLNKNAKAAARSAFESSKQRFFNHLLTSMKTPALLKATANDLEEGRAAIVQLVSTGAALTERRLAQIPTEEWGDLQVDVTPREYVIDYLIHSFPVQLFEEFSDADGNLSSRPVHDADGKPVICREAERRRDELVETLGSLPAIPTALDQIVQHFGTEKVAEITGRSRRIVRREDSTSIVRYAVQNRPGSANLDEARAFMDDEKAILVFSDAGGTGRSYHADLAAKNQRLRLHNLLEAGWRADVAIQGLGRSHRTNQKQPPRFRMIATNVKAERRFLSTIARRLDTLGAITRGQRQTGGQGMFRSEDNLESQYARDALRQFYGLLHACRIEGCSLNKFEGITGLSLTSEEGGLKDELPPIQTFLNRMLALTIAMQNVLFEAFEQLLAARVEGAIAAGIYDKGLETITADSMTVTDRRLIYTHPVTGAQSHLLTIERRDRNAPMLLDDVRALVRQDARAKLMINGKSGRPAVMVPTRSIMLDDGSVQPRVSLIRPMDELRFEVRQLEETNWEEADEQAFALAWNTEVAAVPEFSTSTMHIVSGLLLPIWKLLPQDFCRVRRLQTDDGERIVGRVIAPDRLTGLCRNFGIDQTEVLSADQAWASLVDGSSIVGLAGDMTLRRVRVMNEYRVELTGFTDGMREWLRSVGLFSEMINWKLRFFVPATDEGAEILSRLIERHRLVDVARRS, encoded by the coding sequence ATGAATATCATCTCGTATCCTCAAAGTGTTTCCGCCCCTTCGCGTTTTGAGACCAAAAGCCGCGCTGACGAACTTATAGAAGCTGCCGGTCGGATCGCCTCGCTTTTGGAGCAAGGCAAAGTCGTCACTTCAGGCGACCTGCGACAGAACATGATCGAGGCCCTTAGCGGCAGCGATGCCGAAGGCCTCTGGCTTTGGAAAGACGCCTATGAAGCGACCGAAGCCGCTCAGGTCCTTTTCCTGCGCAAGTTCGGGCCAGCGATCGTTTCCCGCGCGCATTCGCCCCAATCGACACTCGCGATGCTGACGAAAGTGGCGAACCTCCTGCCGACCCATAGCCGACGGTCGGAGGAGAGTCGGGCCCTACAGCAATTCTCAACTCCGGTCCCTCTTGCCTACATCGCATCTCGCGCTGCCGGCATCACGGCCGCTGACGTGGTTCTCGAGCCGTCGGCCGGAACCGGCCTTATGGCGATCTTCGCCGAACTCGCAGGCGCCCGCCTGGTGCTCAACGAATACGCGGGGATCCGGTGCTCTCTGCTGCAGCGGCTTTTCCCCCATGTTCCCGTCTTCCAACACGATGCCGCACGTATCGACGATTACCTCGACCGTTCCATTCGGCCGACCGTGGTGCTGATGAACCCGCCGTTCTCGGCCGGTGTCCATGTGGAAGGTCGCGTCGCCGACGCTGCCTGGCGGCATCTGACCTCCGCATTCGCTCGTCTCGCTCCCGGTGGCCGGCTCATCGCGATCACCGGCGCGAGCCGTTCTCCCGAGAATCTCGCGTGGCGCGACGCCTTCGTTCGTCTGCAGGAGCAGAGCACGATACTGTTCACTGCGGCGATCGACGGCAGCATCTACGCCCGTCATGGAACGACAATGGAAACGCGCCTCACTGTGATCGACAAGATTCCGGCGGGCGATCCGTCGAAGCTCGCAATGTCGAGGGGCACCGCGTCCGATCTGGAAACGCTTCTCGCTTGGATCGCTGACCTACCACCTCGCACCCTGGCGAGGGCGCCAGACCCCATTGGAGTGTCCTCCAACGGCATCCTGCGCGCGGACGGGATGCGTCCAGCAGCAGTTGCGGCGCCGCGGCATCGCGCTGCACCTGTCGATGATGAGGTCATCGAACTGTCCTACGAGCTGCGGGACGCGCAGCCGAAGGACGAGGCCAACGCAGTTGACGGCATCTACGAATCCTACCGGCTGCAGTCGATCCACATCTCCGACGCAAGGCCCCATCCCGACAGGCTGGTCGAATCCGTGGCAATGGCCTCCGTCGCACCGCCGAAGCCGAGTTATCGCCCGCATCTGCCGAAGCGCATCGTCGTAAGCGGCGATCTTTCCGACGCCCAACTCGAAAGCGTCATCTATGCCGGTGAAGCCCATTCCGGCTATCTTGCCGGGCACTGGAGCGTCGATACCTCCTTTGACAATCTCAAGGCGGTCGCATCCGACGCGGAAAACGCTGTTCGTTTTCGACGCGGGTGGTTCCTCGGCGACGGAACAGGCGCCGGCAAAGGTCGCCAGGCTGCCGGCATTATTCTCGACAACTGGCTGAAGGGTCGCCGGCGGCATGTCTGGATATCGAAGTCCGACAAGCTGATCGAGGACGCGCAGCGCGACTGGAGAGCGCTGGGTCAAGAGAAGCTCCTGGTCACCCCCCTGTCGCGCTTCCGGCAGGGCAAGCCGATCAAGCTTGAGGAGGGCATCCTTTTCACCACCTTTGCGACGCTGCGCAGCGATGAGCGCGAGGGCAAGCGGTCACGGGTTCAGCAGATCGTCGATTGGCTCGGGAACGATTTTAATGGTGTCATCGTCTTCGATGAAGGCCATGCGATGGCCAATGCCGCCGGCGGCAGAACCGAGCGCGGCGAAAAGGCCGCATCGCAACAGGGCAGGGCAGGGCTCCGGCTGCAGCGTGCCCTTCCGGGCGCCCGTGTCGTCTATGTCTCTGCCACCGGCGCATCGGAAGTGGAGTCGCTCGCCTATGCCGAGCGCCTCGGCCTTTGGGGCAGCAGTGACTTTCCCTTTCCGACGCGCTCTGAGTTCATTGCCGCAATCGAAGATGGCGGTGTCGCTGCGATGGAAGTTCTGGCGAGAGACCTGAAGGCCATGGGCCTCTACGCATCGCGCTCGCTCTCCTTCGAGGGCGTCGAATACGAGATCCTCGAGCACGAGCTTACCGAGGAACAGATCCGCATCTACGACTCCTATGCAGAAGCGTTCCAGGTGATCCACAACCATCTCGATGCCGCGATGGAAGCGTCCGGCATTACTGGCAAATCCGGGACGCTGAACAAAAATGCCAAGGCTGCCGCGCGCTCCGCCTTCGAAAGCTCGAAGCAGCGCTTCTTCAATCACTTGCTGACATCGATGAAGACGCCGGCCCTTCTCAAAGCCACCGCCAACGATCTCGAGGAAGGCCGTGCGGCCATTGTCCAACTCGTCTCGACGGGGGCAGCGCTGACCGAACGCCGGCTGGCACAGATCCCGACCGAGGAATGGGGCGATCTGCAGGTCGACGTGACGCCGCGGGAATATGTCATCGACTACCTGATTCACTCTTTCCCGGTACAGCTTTTTGAGGAATTTTCCGACGCTGACGGCAATCTCAGCTCGCGGCCGGTTCATGATGCGGACGGCAAGCCGGTGATCTGCCGGGAGGCCGAACGGCGCCGCGACGAACTGGTCGAAACACTGGGAAGCCTGCCGGCGATCCCGACCGCCCTCGACCAGATCGTCCAGCATTTCGGAACCGAGAAGGTGGCCGAGATCACCGGCCGCTCTCGCCGCATCGTTCGTCGTGAGGACAGCACTTCCATTGTGCGCTATGCCGTTCAGAACCGGCCGGGCAGCGCCAATCTCGACGAGGCCCGTGCCTTCATGGACGACGAGAAAGCCATTCTCGTCTTCAGCGATGCCGGTGGAACCGGCAGATCCTACCATGCGGATCTTGCCGCCAAAAATCAGCGCCTGCGCTTGCATAACCTTCTGGAAGCCGGATGGCGAGCCGACGTGGCGATCCAGGGTCTCGGGCGCAGTCATCGCACCAACCAGAAGCAGCCGCCGCGCTTTCGGATGATCGCCACCAATGTCAAGGCAGAACGGCGCTTCCTCTCGACCATCGCCCGGCGTCTCGACACGCTCGGCGCCATCACCCGTGGTCAACGCCAGACCGGCGGTCAGGGGATGTTCCGATCCGAGGACAATCTCGAATCGCAATATGCCCGCGACGCGCTGCGGCAATTCTACGGACTGCTGCATGCCTGCAGGATCGAAGGCTGCTCGCTGAATAAGTTTGAGGGCATCACCGGCCTGTCGCTGACCTCGGAGGAGGGAGGATTGAAGGACGAGCTGCCGCCGATCCAGACCTTCCTGAACAGAATGCTGGCGCTGACCATCGCGATGCAGAACGTGCTGTTCGAAGCCTTTGAGCAACTTTTGGCGGCACGCGTCGAAGGAGCGATCGCCGCCGGCATCTACGACAAGGGCCTGGAGACGATCACCGCCGACAGCATGACGGTCACCGACCGCCGGCTGATCTACACGCATCCGGTCACCGGCGCGCAGTCGCACCTGCTGACGATCGAACGCAGGGATCGCAATGCACCGATGCTGCTTGACGATGTGCGGGCGCTGGTCAGGCAGGACGCACGCGCCAAGCTGATGATCAACGGCAAGTCGGGCCGGCCGGCGGTGATGGTCCCGACGCGCTCGATCATGCTGGACGACGGTTCGGTCCAGCCGCGCGTGTCGTTGATCCGGCCTATGGATGAGCTGCGCTTCGAAGTCCGGCAACTTGAAGAGACCAACTGGGAGGAGGCCGACGAACAAGCGTTCGCCCTTGCCTGGAATACCGAGGTCGCAGCGGTGCCGGAATTCTCGACGTCGACGATGCACATCGTCAGCGGGTTGTTGCTGCCGATCTGGAAATTGCTGCCGCAGGATTTCTGCCGGGTGCGGCGGCTGCAGACCGATGACGGCGAGCGGATCGTCGGCCGGGTCATCGCGCCGGATCGGCTCACCGGCCTTTGCCGCAACTTCGGGATCGATCAGACGGAAGTGCTGAGCGCTGACCAGGCCTGGGCGTCGCTAGTCGACGGATCCTCTATCGTCGGCCTCGCCGGCGACATGACGCTCCGCCGCGTGCGCGTCATGAACGAATACCGCGTCGAACTGACTGGCTTCACGGATGGCATGCGCGAGTGGTTGCGCTCGGTGGGACTGTTCTCCGAGATGATCAATTGGAAGCTGCGCTTCTTCGTGCCGGCGACAGATGAGGGTGCGGAGATCCTGTCGAGGCTGATCGAGCGTCATCGCCTTGTCGATGTCGCGCGCCGGTCATGA
- a CDS encoding toprim domain-containing protein, translating into MLSASKLADRLAQDAEAVCRHYLSAGRRAGNYWLVGDVGNNEGRSLYVHLVGPRAGRWTDAATGQFGDLLDLVRETCGLVDFRDVAGEARHFLSLPRPEPVSFRRADAGDSAPVERPAAERARRLFRMTQPLAGTLADVYLRKRGILKASIHAALRFHPSCYYRDLVTGRTSSYPALIAAVTDCPGAITGVHRSWLDPDGDGKAKVDDPRRALGGLLGNGVRFGFPVNAPVPVIAAGEGLETVLSLSHVMPGMPIVAALTATHLAAFRFPPECRRVYIAADADAAGRHGIEGLSRRAQEEGILPLVLSPELGDFNEDLRWLGPDRLTANLRAQLTPEDAMAFLPT; encoded by the coding sequence ATGCTTTCCGCCTCGAAACTGGCGGATCGTCTCGCGCAAGACGCGGAGGCGGTCTGCCGCCACTATCTCTCCGCCGGCCGCCGGGCTGGCAACTACTGGCTCGTCGGCGATGTCGGCAACAACGAGGGCCGGTCCCTCTATGTCCATCTGGTCGGTCCTCGCGCCGGCCGATGGACCGATGCGGCGACTGGACAGTTCGGCGATCTGCTCGACCTCGTCCGCGAGACCTGCGGCCTCGTCGACTTCCGGGACGTTGCAGGCGAGGCGCGCCACTTCCTCAGCCTGCCTCGACCGGAGCCGGTGTCGTTCCGGAGGGCCGACGCCGGTGATTCAGCACCGGTCGAACGGCCTGCGGCTGAACGCGCCAGGCGTCTGTTTCGAATGACGCAGCCGCTGGCCGGCACATTGGCCGATGTCTATCTCCGCAAGCGCGGTATCCTGAAGGCATCCATCCATGCGGCGCTCCGTTTCCACCCGTCCTGCTACTATCGCGACCTCGTCACGGGCCGGACGAGCAGCTATCCTGCCCTGATCGCCGCCGTGACTGACTGTCCCGGCGCGATCACCGGCGTGCATCGTAGCTGGCTCGATCCCGACGGCGACGGCAAGGCGAAGGTCGACGATCCGCGCCGCGCTCTTGGCGGACTGCTCGGGAACGGCGTCCGCTTCGGCTTTCCGGTCAATGCACCTGTCCCGGTGATAGCGGCAGGCGAGGGCCTCGAAACCGTGCTGTCCCTCTCACACGTGATGCCCGGCATGCCGATAGTGGCGGCGCTCACGGCCACTCACCTTGCCGCCTTCCGCTTTCCGCCGGAATGCCGGCGCGTTTACATCGCAGCTGACGCGGATGCCGCCGGCCGACATGGGATCGAGGGATTGAGCCGCCGGGCACAGGAAGAGGGGATCCTGCCGCTGGTGCTGTCGCCGGAGCTCGGCGACTTCAATGAGGATCTTCGCTGGCTGGGCCCGGACCGGCTGACCGCAAACCTCAGGGCCCAACTCACTCCGGAAGACGCGATGGCATTTCTGCCTACGTGA
- a CDS encoding DUF2493 domain-containing protein, which yields MDMILHPDDTFEPHQASSPTDRFIYEMQVFGYRPFQDEPDPRPLPEEQQVRSSITTIFDALAEMLGDTRLEPDLEDLFWSIPNLFHRAGERIERELDRNEEAQRTGQREQDGSEVKSVELERLIAEGITLLERRNAFEFMRDYAADLFEAQTGSSWRPRTGSKVNHATMTAAMIDSRDFLSARRRAETEVLIPAGTKIAFSGGMDYNDHERIWAKLDQVQAKHPDMVLLHGGSPKGAERIAACWAEARRVTQITFKPNWTKHAKAAPFRRNDEMLSVMPAGLIVFPGNGITGNLADKARRLGIPVWQASGDGA from the coding sequence ATGGACATGATCCTTCACCCCGACGACACCTTCGAGCCCCATCAGGCGTCCTCCCCGACCGATCGCTTCATCTACGAGATGCAGGTTTTCGGCTACCGCCCCTTCCAGGACGAGCCCGACCCGCGCCCATTGCCGGAGGAACAGCAGGTCCGCTCGTCGATCACCACGATCTTCGATGCGCTCGCAGAAATGCTCGGTGACACCCGGCTGGAACCCGATCTCGAAGACCTGTTCTGGTCGATCCCCAATCTCTTCCATCGCGCCGGTGAGCGCATCGAGCGCGAGCTCGACCGCAACGAAGAAGCGCAGCGCACCGGCCAGCGCGAGCAGGACGGCTCGGAGGTGAAGAGTGTCGAGCTCGAACGCCTCATCGCCGAGGGCATCACGCTGCTTGAGCGGCGCAATGCCTTCGAGTTCATGCGCGACTACGCGGCCGATCTATTCGAGGCGCAGACCGGTTCGTCCTGGCGGCCGCGCACCGGCTCTAAGGTCAACCACGCCACCATGACGGCGGCAATGATCGACAGCCGGGACTTCCTCTCTGCCCGACGGCGCGCCGAAACCGAAGTGCTGATCCCGGCCGGCACCAAGATCGCCTTCTCCGGTGGCATGGACTACAACGATCATGAGCGGATCTGGGCCAAGCTCGATCAGGTGCAAGCCAAACACCCTGATATGGTGTTGCTGCACGGTGGTTCGCCGAAAGGTGCTGAACGCATCGCCGCTTGCTGGGCGGAGGCGCGCCGGGTGACGCAGATCACCTTCAAACCCAATTGGACCAAGCACGCAAAGGCCGCTCCGTTCCGGCGCAATGACGAGATGCTGTCTGTCATGCCCGCCGGATTGATCGTCTTTCCCGGAAACGGCATCACCGGTAACCTTGCCGACAAGGCGCGTCGCCTCGGCATTCCGGTCTGGCAGGCTTCAGGAGACGGCGCGTGA
- a CDS encoding type II toxin-antitoxin system prevent-host-death family antitoxin, with the protein MKQFTTGDLNKQIGDITDAASREPVMLTRHKKPRFVLMSYEHYERMRTGGDPRRAYHISDMPAEHAELFDEAIDRLARGEGYDDEP; encoded by the coding sequence ATGAAGCAGTTCACCACAGGCGACCTGAACAAACAGATCGGCGATATTACCGATGCGGCAAGCCGCGAACCGGTCATGCTCACCCGCCACAAGAAGCCTCGCTTTGTGCTGATGAGTTATGAGCACTATGAGCGCATGCGCACGGGCGGCGACCCTCGCCGCGCCTATCATATCTCCGATATGCCCGCCGAGCATGCGGAACTGTTCGACGAGGCGATAGATCGGCTGGCGCGCGGCGAAGGCTACGATGATGAGCCATGA
- a CDS encoding DUF736 family protein has translation MATTIATLTEKTDGTFEGVFATIRVNAPIAIVPNANKASKEAPDFRVIHRKTGFEIGACWNRISRQTGEEYLSVTLEAPEIGVIFGNVAPAPGGEPGKKVILWNSPA, from the coding sequence ATGGCTACCACGATCGCAACCCTCACCGAAAAAACCGACGGAACTTTCGAAGGCGTCTTCGCCACCATCCGGGTCAACGCCCCGATCGCCATCGTCCCCAACGCCAATAAGGCGAGCAAGGAAGCCCCCGACTTCCGTGTCATTCACCGCAAGACCGGCTTCGAAATCGGCGCATGCTGGAACCGCATCTCCCGTCAGACCGGCGAGGAATATCTCTCAGTAACGCTCGAGGCACCCGAGATCGGCGTCATCTTCGGCAACGTCGCCCCGGCGCCCGGCGGTGAGCCCGGCAAGAAGGTCATCCTCTGGAACAGCCCGGCCTGA
- a CDS encoding HU family DNA-binding protein, translated as MTTTNEIADKIASEHGLTKVQGKAIVEAVIASITEAAVAGNETSLPGFGKFKVKETPEREARNPATGATIQVAAAKKLSFQPAKALKDALNK; from the coding sequence ATGACCACAACCAACGAAATCGCCGACAAGATCGCGAGCGAGCATGGGCTGACCAAGGTTCAGGGCAAGGCCATCGTTGAGGCGGTGATCGCTTCCATTACCGAAGCTGCGGTTGCCGGTAATGAGACGTCCCTGCCCGGCTTCGGCAAGTTCAAGGTAAAAGAAACGCCGGAGCGCGAGGCACGCAACCCAGCGACCGGCGCAACCATCCAGGTCGCCGCGGCCAAGAAGCTGAGCTTCCAGCCGGCCAAGGCACTGAAAGACGCGCTGAACAAGTAA
- a CDS encoding WGR domain-containing protein: protein MTAQSYQLYVERIDAGKNMARFYAMSIEPNLFGETCLIRRWGRIGATGQRREHHFAREEEAVSLFLQLLRKRRSRGYRPKPYFPQDASGDRW, encoded by the coding sequence ATGACTGCGCAATCCTACCAGCTCTATGTCGAACGCATCGACGCCGGGAAGAACATGGCCCGCTTTTATGCCATGTCGATTGAGCCCAACCTGTTCGGCGAGACCTGTCTCATCCGCCGATGGGGTCGCATCGGCGCGACTGGCCAAAGGCGGGAGCATCATTTTGCGCGGGAGGAAGAGGCGGTCAGCCTGTTCCTTCAGCTTTTGCGGAAGCGACGGTCGCGCGGATACCGGCCCAAACCTTATTTCCCGCAGGATGCATCAGGTGACAGATGGTGA
- the ltrA gene encoding group II intron reverse transcriptase/maturase translates to MTARDAKASMAGASSHEAQMWDQANWPHIEAIVERLQVRIAKATREGRWGKVKALQRLLTRSHSGKMLAVKRVTENRGKNTPGVDGAIWSTSAARWKGMSTLQHRGYRTMPLRRVYIPKSNGKKRPLGIPCMRCRAMQSLWKLALEPVAETRADPNSYGFRPKRSTADAIGQCFITLARHVSPTWILEGDIRGCFDEISHDYILKHIPMDKGVLRKWLQAGYIEEETLFETTAGTPQGGVISPTIANIVLDGLEAAAHASVGSSRRTREKACLNVIRYADDFVITGISKEILEDKVMPAVRVFLAARGLELSEEKTRITHIAEGFDFLGQNVRKYNGKLLIKPSKKSVKSLLDKVRKIIKGNATATQASLIYMLNPIIRGWAMYHRHCAAKATFSLVDDRIWRMLRKWAGRRHPNKTARWVQNKYYRTYGNRNGEFGTEDTKYRLFRAATVSITRHIKIRASASPFDPVWHEYFAHRRATKSNAEWPGATAWC, encoded by the coding sequence ATGACGGCCAGGGATGCGAAAGCATCGATGGCTGGTGCGTCCTCGCACGAGGCACAGATGTGGGATCAGGCGAACTGGCCTCACATTGAGGCAATCGTGGAGCGACTTCAAGTACGTATCGCCAAGGCCACTCGCGAAGGCCGATGGGGCAAGGTGAAAGCCCTGCAACGTCTGCTGACCCGCTCGCACAGCGGCAAAATGCTTGCTGTGAAGCGGGTGACGGAAAATCGTGGTAAGAACACGCCGGGAGTGGACGGAGCAATCTGGTCAACCTCGGCGGCCAGATGGAAGGGAATGTCGACGCTACAGCACCGTGGTTATCGAACGATGCCACTGCGCCGCGTCTACATCCCGAAAAGCAACGGCAAGAAGCGCCCCCTCGGGATTCCCTGTATGCGGTGCAGAGCGATGCAATCCTTATGGAAGCTCGCTCTGGAACCCGTGGCAGAGACCCGGGCGGACCCGAACTCCTATGGATTTCGGCCCAAACGCTCGACAGCCGACGCCATCGGCCAGTGCTTCATCACGTTGGCGAGACACGTTTCGCCAACGTGGATTCTGGAGGGTGATATCCGTGGCTGTTTTGACGAAATTAGCCACGATTACATCCTCAAGCACATACCGATGGATAAGGGCGTCCTGCGAAAGTGGCTTCAAGCCGGATATATCGAAGAGGAAACCCTGTTCGAGACGACGGCGGGGACTCCCCAAGGCGGGGTAATTTCGCCGACGATCGCGAACATTGTGTTAGATGGGCTGGAAGCAGCGGCACACGCAAGCGTGGGGTCCTCGAGACGCACGCGCGAGAAAGCCTGCCTGAACGTCATCCGCTATGCAGATGATTTTGTCATCACCGGCATTTCCAAGGAAATACTGGAGGACAAGGTCATGCCTGCGGTCAGGGTGTTTCTGGCCGCTCGGGGTCTGGAACTCTCGGAAGAGAAGACCAGAATAACGCATATAGCGGAGGGTTTCGATTTTCTGGGCCAGAACGTACGCAAGTACAACGGCAAGCTCCTGATAAAGCCGTCCAAGAAGAGCGTGAAGTCGCTCCTCGATAAGGTCCGGAAAATCATAAAAGGTAACGCCACCGCTACGCAGGCGTCATTGATATATATGCTCAATCCGATCATTCGGGGATGGGCGATGTATCACCGGCATTGCGCGGCAAAGGCAACCTTCTCTTTGGTGGATGACCGCATCTGGCGAATGCTTCGGAAATGGGCGGGCCGAAGGCACCCCAACAAGACAGCACGATGGGTGCAGAACAAGTACTACCGGACTTATGGAAACCGGAACGGGGAATTTGGCACGGAAGACACCAAATATCGGTTATTCCGCGCAGCCACGGTCTCAATCACGAGGCACATCAAAATCCGCGCTTCGGCCAGCCCATTCGATCCAGTATGGCACGAGTACTTCGCCCATCGTCGAGCCACGAAATCAAACGCCGAGTGGCCCGGTGCCACAGCATGGTGCTGA